The following coding sequences are from one Parabacteroides pacaensis window:
- a CDS encoding LTA synthase family protein — protein MKNRILFLIATFVAFLPAFAIQKPLFMLYHHSLAEGVTFMDYWKVIFHGLTLDLSIAGYLTIIPVLLVLLSIWLGGRYLQVLFKGYFLLVAILIAAIFSVDIELYSYWGFRLDATPLFYLKTPKEAFASIPLSAFIVQTILFLLYTVAICWLFWKLIVPIFKDTCVRHRWLGSLVILLLGGILFLPIRGGFSVATANVGKAYFSSNLFLNHSAVNPCFSLMTSLLKSQDFASEYNFLPEDEKSAVFSQLVNIPSSEDTVRLLTTDRPNIILILLESFSSNAIEVLGGEPGITPHLNRLSKEGILFDNFYANSFRTDRGIVSVLNGYPAQPTTSIMKYPIKSQTLPSLAKSLDSVGYHSDMLYGGDINFTNMKSYFFASGYEKITADTNFPLKDRLSKWGANDDVTFPYLLKEIKDQPTGTPFFTTFLTLSSHEPFEVPFHHVEDPYLNSVAYTDSCIGSFIDSLKLLPVWNNTLVILLSDHGYMYPHHIKHYEPARQRMPMLWLGGAVREPKIISEYGSQIDLAATLLNQMNLPYTQFTFSKDILNPQSPKFAFYTFPDGFGFIDSTGVSVYDNESNRVLLNTPETGSNERLLKGKAMLQTLYDDLGSR, from the coding sequence ATGAAGAATAGAATACTTTTCCTGATAGCTACTTTTGTAGCATTCCTTCCTGCATTTGCCATACAGAAGCCTTTATTTATGCTATATCATCATTCTCTGGCCGAAGGAGTGACGTTTATGGATTATTGGAAAGTAATCTTTCATGGGTTAACTCTTGACCTGTCGATTGCCGGGTATCTTACGATTATCCCGGTCTTACTGGTTCTGCTATCCATATGGCTCGGAGGACGTTATTTGCAGGTTCTATTCAAAGGTTATTTTTTATTGGTCGCTATTCTTATTGCGGCTATTTTCAGTGTGGATATAGAATTATATTCTTATTGGGGTTTCCGGCTGGATGCAACTCCCCTATTTTACCTGAAAACGCCGAAAGAGGCATTTGCCAGTATACCTCTGTCTGCATTTATTGTTCAAACGATACTGTTTCTTCTTTATACGGTTGCTATCTGCTGGCTTTTCTGGAAACTCATTGTTCCTATATTTAAAGATACTTGTGTACGTCATCGCTGGCTAGGGAGCTTGGTGATCTTACTTTTAGGAGGAATATTGTTTCTTCCTATCCGGGGAGGTTTTTCAGTTGCTACAGCCAATGTAGGAAAAGCTTATTTCAGTTCGAATCTGTTTTTGAACCATTCTGCTGTGAATCCTTGTTTTAGCTTGATGACGTCTCTTTTGAAAAGCCAGGATTTTGCTTCCGAATATAACTTTCTTCCTGAAGACGAGAAGTCAGCCGTATTTAGCCAACTAGTAAACATCCCGTCATCTGAAGATACTGTCCGTTTATTAACTACCGACCGTCCTAATATCATTCTTATCTTATTGGAAAGCTTTTCTTCCAACGCAATCGAAGTGCTGGGGGGTGAACCGGGTATTACGCCTCATTTAAACCGATTGAGTAAAGAAGGAATTCTTTTCGATAATTTCTATGCTAACTCTTTTCGTACGGACAGGGGAATTGTTTCCGTATTAAATGGTTATCCGGCACAGCCTACTACTTCTATTATGAAGTACCCCATAAAAAGCCAGACGTTGCCTTCGCTGGCTAAATCGTTGGATAGCGTAGGGTATCATTCGGATATGTTGTACGGAGGAGATATCAATTTTACTAACATGAAGTCGTATTTCTTCGCTTCCGGTTATGAAAAGATTACCGCAGATACGAATTTCCCCTTGAAAGACAGATTGTCTAAATGGGGAGCCAATGACGATGTTACTTTTCCTTATCTTTTGAAAGAAATAAAAGATCAGCCGACGGGAACACCTTTCTTTACTACTTTTCTTACATTAAGTAGCCATGAGCCGTTTGAAGTTCCTTTCCATCATGTCGAAGATCCGTATCTTAATTCCGTGGCTTATACGGATAGTTGTATCGGTAGTTTTATCGACAGCTTGAAATTATTACCGGTTTGGAATAATACATTGGTGATTCTTCTCTCCGACCATGGTTATATGTATCCTCATCACATCAAACATTACGAGCCTGCCCGCCAACGTATGCCGATGCTTTGGTTGGGAGGAGCGGTAAGAGAGCCTAAAATTATCTCTGAATATGGTTCTCAAATTGATTTAGCAGCTACTTTGCTGAATCAAATGAATCTGCCGTATACCCAATTTACCTTTAGTAAAGATATTCTTAACCCCCAATCTCCGAAATTTGCCTTTTATACGTTTCCCGACGGATTTGGTTTTATCGACTCTACCGGCGTTTCGGTTTATGATAATGAAAGCAATCGTGTTCTTCTGAATACTCCTGAAACCGGGAGTAACGAACGCCTCTTGAAAGGAAAAGCGATGCTTCAAACATTATATGATGATTTAGGTTCCAGATAA
- the rpoC gene encoding DNA-directed RNA polymerase subunit beta', translating into MAFRKENKIKSNFSKITIGLASPEEILENSSGEVLKPETINYRTYKPERDGLFCERIFGPVKDYECHCGKYKRIRYKGIVCDRCGVEVTEKKVRRERMGHIHLVVPVAHIWYFRSLPNKIGYLLGIPTKKLDSIIYYERYVVIQPGVVDTVAEYDLLSEEEYLQILDNLPKENQLLEDTDPNKFIAKIGAEAVYDMLARLDLDKLSYELRHRASTDSSQQRKNEALKRLQVVESFRASKGRNKPEWMIVRVVPVIPPELRPLVPLDGGRFATSDLNDLYRRVIIRNNRLKRLIDIKAPEVILRNEKRMLQEAVDSLFDNSRKSSAVKTDANRPLKSLSDSLKGKQGRFRQNLLGKRVDYSARSVIVVGPELKMHECGLPKNMAAELYKPFVIRKLIERGIVKTVKSAKKIVDRKEPVVWDILEYVMKGHPVLLNRAPTLHRLGIQAFQPKLIEGKAIQLHPLACTAFNADFDGDQMAVHLPLGNEAVLEAQMLMLASHNILNPANGAPITVPSQDMVLGLYYITKLRPGALGDGLVFYGQEEAIIAYNEKKVDIHAPIKVYVDDVDENGNIVKVMHETSVGRVMVNEFVPKEVGFINEVLGKKSLREIISRVIKVCGVARTAQFLDDIKDLGYYMAFKGGLSFNLADVIIPPEKDALVKEGYDEVEQILANYSMGFITYNERYNQIIDTWTHVNSKLSNILMKQLSSDNQGFNSVYMMLDSGARGSKEQIRQLSGMRGLMAKPQKSGAEGGQIIENPILANFKEGLSVLEYFISTHGARKGLADTALKTADAGYLTRRLVDVSHDVIITEEDCGTLRGLVSTELKNNEEVVASLYERILGRVSVHDIQHPLTGEILVHSGEEIREDAARKIQDSPLERVEIRSVLTCESKRGVCAKCYGRNLATGRLVQKGEAVGVIAAQSIGEPGTQLTLRTFHVGGIASNIATENSVVSKFDGVLEIDELRAVDATDDSGKKYQVVVSRLAELRIVDPHTKIVLLTHNIPYGSKLYFNNGDEIKKGDVLIEWDPFNAVIVSEVSGKIEFESVIENVTYKLESDETTGLKEKIIIESKDKTKVPSAHIVDENGGYLKNYALPLGAHVVIENGEKIKAGEVLVKIPRAVGKAGDITGGLPRVTELFEARNPSNPAVVSEIDGEVSFGKVKRGNREIMVTSKLGEVKKYMVPLSKQILVQENDYIRAGMPLSDGAITPSDILAIKGPTAVQEYIVNEVQDVYRLQGVKINDKHFEVIVRQMMRKVEVVDPGDTRFLETQIVDKQEIMEENDRIWGKKVVIDPGDSQTLMAGQIVTARKLRDENSMLKRRDLKLVEVRDAVPATANQILQGITRAALQTASFMSAASFQETTKVLNDAAINGKIDRLEGMKENVICGHLIPAGTGQRDFDRLVVGARDEFERIFANRRNVVDFNTMDD; encoded by the coding sequence ATGGCTTTTAGAAAAGAAAACAAGATAAAGAGTAACTTTTCAAAAATCACAATCGGTTTAGCTTCTCCCGAAGAGATTCTGGAAAATTCTAGCGGTGAAGTGCTGAAACCGGAAACGATCAACTATCGTACGTACAAACCGGAACGTGATGGCTTGTTTTGCGAGCGCATCTTCGGACCTGTAAAGGATTACGAGTGCCATTGCGGAAAATACAAACGTATCCGTTATAAAGGTATTGTCTGCGATCGTTGTGGTGTGGAAGTTACAGAGAAGAAAGTTCGTCGTGAACGTATGGGACACATCCACTTGGTTGTGCCTGTAGCTCATATCTGGTACTTCCGTTCTTTACCTAACAAAATTGGTTATTTGTTGGGTATACCTACTAAAAAACTGGATTCTATTATTTACTATGAACGGTATGTAGTGATTCAGCCGGGTGTTGTTGATACGGTAGCTGAATATGATTTGCTTTCGGAAGAAGAATATCTCCAGATTCTGGATAATCTTCCTAAGGAAAATCAATTACTGGAAGATACAGACCCCAATAAGTTTATTGCCAAGATCGGTGCGGAAGCTGTTTACGACATGCTTGCCCGTTTGGATTTGGATAAACTTTCTTATGAACTGCGTCACCGGGCTAGTACCGATAGTTCCCAGCAACGTAAGAATGAAGCTTTGAAGCGTTTGCAGGTAGTAGAATCTTTCCGTGCATCCAAAGGACGTAACAAACCGGAATGGATGATTGTGAGAGTGGTTCCTGTTATTCCTCCTGAATTGCGTCCATTAGTACCGCTGGATGGAGGACGTTTTGCTACTTCCGACTTGAATGACCTGTATCGTCGGGTTATTATCCGTAACAACCGTTTGAAACGTTTGATCGATATCAAGGCTCCAGAAGTAATTTTACGTAATGAAAAGCGTATGTTACAAGAAGCTGTAGACTCGTTGTTCGATAACTCAAGAAAGTCGAGTGCGGTTAAAACAGACGCTAACCGTCCTTTGAAGTCTCTTTCAGACAGTTTGAAAGGAAAACAAGGACGTTTCCGTCAGAACTTGTTAGGAAAACGTGTAGACTATTCAGCCCGTTCGGTTATTGTAGTAGGTCCTGAATTGAAAATGCATGAATGTGGTTTGCCGAAGAATATGGCAGCCGAATTATATAAACCTTTCGTTATCCGTAAATTGATTGAACGCGGTATTGTAAAGACGGTAAAATCTGCTAAAAAGATTGTAGACCGGAAAGAACCCGTTGTTTGGGATATTTTGGAATATGTAATGAAAGGGCATCCTGTGTTATTAAACCGTGCACCGACTTTGCACCGGTTGGGTATCCAGGCATTCCAGCCTAAGCTGATTGAAGGAAAAGCTATCCAGTTGCACCCGTTAGCTTGTACGGCATTTAATGCCGACTTTGATGGTGACCAGATGGCTGTTCACTTACCTCTTGGCAATGAAGCTGTTTTGGAAGCACAGATGTTGATGCTTGCTTCTCATAATATTTTGAATCCGGCTAACGGAGCCCCTATTACAGTTCCATCACAGGATATGGTGCTTGGGTTATATTATATTACCAAGCTGCGTCCGGGAGCTTTGGGCGACGGGCTTGTTTTTTATGGTCAGGAAGAAGCTATTATTGCTTATAACGAAAAGAAAGTAGATATCCATGCTCCGATAAAAGTGTATGTAGACGATGTAGATGAAAACGGAAACATCGTTAAAGTAATGCATGAAACTTCTGTCGGACGTGTCATGGTTAACGAATTCGTACCGAAAGAAGTCGGATTTATTAATGAAGTCTTAGGTAAGAAATCGCTCCGTGAAATTATTAGCCGTGTAATTAAAGTATGTGGCGTTGCCCGTACAGCTCAGTTCTTGGATGATATCAAGGACTTGGGATATTATATGGCATTCAAGGGAGGTTTGTCGTTTAATTTGGCCGACGTGATTATTCCGCCCGAGAAAGATGCTTTAGTAAAAGAAGGCTATGATGAAGTAGAACAGATCTTAGCTAACTATAGCATGGGTTTCATTACTTACAACGAACGTTACAACCAGATTATCGATACTTGGACACACGTTAATAGTAAGTTGTCTAACATCTTAATGAAACAGTTATCATCCGATAACCAAGGATTTAACTCAGTATATATGATGTTGGATTCCGGAGCCCGTGGTTCTAAGGAACAGATCCGCCAGTTATCCGGTATGCGTGGTTTGATGGCAAAGCCCCAGAAAAGTGGAGCAGAAGGCGGTCAAATCATTGAAAACCCGATTTTGGCAAACTTTAAAGAAGGCTTATCCGTGTTGGAATATTTTATTTCTACCCACGGTGCTCGTAAAGGTTTGGCCGATACTGCTTTGAAGACAGCCGATGCCGGATATTTGACTCGTCGTTTGGTTGACGTGTCACATGATGTGATTATTACTGAAGAAGACTGCGGTACATTACGCGGTTTAGTGAGTACGGAGTTAAAAAACAATGAAGAAGTAGTTGCTTCTCTGTATGAACGTATATTAGGCCGTGTATCTGTTCATGATATACAACATCCTCTTACCGGGGAAATCTTGGTACATTCCGGAGAAGAAATCCGGGAAGATGCAGCCAGGAAGATCCAAGATTCACCGCTGGAACGGGTTGAAATCCGGTCGGTATTAACTTGCGAATCGAAAAGAGGAGTATGTGCTAAATGTTATGGACGTAACTTGGCTACCGGACGTTTGGTTCAGAAAGGTGAAGCTGTAGGAGTTATTGCTGCACAGTCTATCGGTGAGCCGGGTACTCAGTTGACATTGCGTACATTCCACGTGGGAGGTATTGCTTCTAATATAGCTACTGAGAATAGCGTAGTTTCTAAGTTCGACGGTGTTTTGGAAATAGATGAATTGCGGGCAGTTGATGCTACGGATGATTCAGGGAAGAAATACCAGGTAGTAGTAAGCCGTTTGGCTGAATTACGTATTGTCGATCCTCATACAAAGATTGTACTGTTAACCCATAATATTCCTTATGGATCTAAGTTATATTTCAATAACGGGGATGAGATTAAAAAAGGAGATGTTCTGATAGAATGGGATCCGTTCAATGCGGTGATCGTATCGGAAGTTAGCGGTAAGATCGAGTTTGAAAGTGTCATTGAAAATGTAACTTACAAACTGGAAAGCGATGAAACGACCGGATTAAAAGAAAAGATCATCATCGAATCTAAAGATAAGACTAAAGTTCCGTCTGCTCACATTGTAGATGAAAACGGAGGTTATCTGAAGAATTATGCATTGCCTTTAGGAGCTCACGTAGTTATTGAAAACGGAGAAAAAATCAAAGCCGGTGAAGTTTTGGTTAAGATTCCGCGTGCAGTAGGTAAGGCGGGCGATATTACCGGTGGTCTACCTCGTGTAACCGAGTTGTTCGAAGCACGTAACCCATCTAATCCTGCTGTTGTTTCGGAAATCGACGGTGAAGTCAGCTTCGGTAAAGTGAAAAGAGGTAATCGTGAAATCATGGTTACATCTAAGCTGGGTGAAGTGAAGAAATACATGGTTCCGTTATCCAAACAGATCCTTGTGCAGGAAAACGACTATATTCGTGCCGGAATGCCTCTGTCGGACGGAGCTATTACGCCTTCGGATATTCTTGCGATTAAAGGGCCGACGGCCGTTCAGGAGTATATCGTAAATGAAGTTCAGGACGTATATCGTCTGCAAGGTGTAAAGATCAACGACAAACATTTTGAAGTGATTGTTCGTCAGATGATGCGTAAGGTAGAGGTGGTTGATCCGGGAGATACTCGCTTCTTGGAAACTCAGATAGTTGATAAACAAGAGATCATGGAAGAAAATGATCGGATCTGGGGTAAGAAGGTGGTTATCGATCCGGGAGATTCTCAGACTTTAATGGCGGGACAGATTGTTACTGCCCGTAAATTAAGGGACGAGAACAGTATGCTGAAACGTAGGGACTTGAAATTAGTAGAAGTTCGTGATGCTGTTCCGGCTACTGCCAACCAGATCCTTCAAGGTATTACCCGTGCTGCTTTGCAAACTGCCAGCTTTATGTCGGCTGCTTCCTTCCAGGAAACGACCAAGGTGTTGAACGATGCTGCTATCAATGGAAAGATAGACCGTTTGGAAGGAATGAAGGAGAATGTGATTTGCGGTCACTTAATTCCTGCCGGTACCGGACAACGTGATTTTGACAGATTGGTGGTAGGTGCTCGTGATGAATTTGAACGTATCTTTGCCAATCGTAGGAATGTAGTGGATTTTAATACTATGGACGATTAA
- a CDS encoding ABC-F family ATP-binding cassette domain-containing protein, with amino-acid sequence MITVSNLDVQFGKRILFQDVNLKFTPGNCYGIIGANGAGKSTMLRVISKQLDPTRGTVMLGPGERLSVLSQDHFAFDEYTVMDTVLMGHTVLWDIMAEKNALYEKPDFSDADGIRVSELEEKFAEMEGWNAESDAANLLSGLGIKEEWHYSLMKDLSGKEKVRVLLARALFGKPDNLLLDEPTNDLDLETVMWLENYLSEFENTVLVVSHDRHFLDSVCTHTVDIDYGKVKLFAGNYSFWYESSQLALRQQQQQNKKAEEKKKELEEFIRRFSANVAKSKQTTSRKKMLEKLNIEEIQASSRRYPGIIFTPVREPGNQILEVKGLSKSVEGTTLFKDVNFNVEKNDKIVFLSRDPRAMTALFNIINEEDKPDTGSFQWGQTITTAYLPLENTSYFNSDYNLLEWLSQFAEDTNEVYLKGFLGKMLFSGEELLKKVNVLSGGEKMRCMISRMMLKNANVMILDTPTNHLDLESIQAFNNTLKAFKGNILFSSHDHEFIQTVANRIIELTPNGIIDKIMEYDDYITDPLVQEMRERLYKGA; translated from the coding sequence ATGATTACAGTCAGCAATCTAGACGTTCAGTTCGGAAAACGTATTTTATTTCAAGATGTTAATTTAAAGTTTACACCCGGTAATTGCTACGGCATTATCGGAGCTAACGGAGCGGGCAAATCCACTATGCTACGGGTAATTAGCAAACAGCTCGACCCTACCCGGGGAACCGTAATGCTTGGCCCCGGCGAACGATTGTCTGTTCTAAGCCAGGATCACTTTGCTTTTGACGAATATACGGTGATGGATACTGTTTTAATGGGACATACGGTGTTATGGGATATCATGGCCGAAAAAAATGCTCTTTACGAAAAACCTGATTTCAGTGATGCCGACGGGATCCGGGTTTCTGAACTGGAAGAGAAATTTGCAGAAATGGAAGGTTGGAATGCGGAAAGCGATGCGGCAAACTTACTAAGTGGCCTTGGGATTAAAGAAGAATGGCATTACAGCTTGATGAAAGATTTAAGCGGAAAAGAAAAAGTCCGTGTCTTACTGGCTCGTGCTCTTTTCGGTAAACCGGATAACTTGCTTTTAGACGAACCGACGAACGACCTTGACCTGGAAACAGTGATGTGGCTCGAAAATTACCTTTCCGAATTCGAAAATACCGTTTTGGTTGTTTCCCACGACCGCCACTTCCTCGACTCTGTCTGTACACATACGGTAGATATCGATTACGGTAAGGTGAAATTATTCGCCGGCAACTATAGTTTCTGGTATGAATCCAGCCAGTTGGCTCTTCGCCAGCAACAGCAACAAAATAAGAAGGCGGAAGAAAAGAAGAAGGAGTTGGAAGAATTTATCCGGCGTTTTAGTGCGAACGTGGCTAAAAGTAAACAAACTACCAGCCGTAAAAAGATGCTGGAGAAACTGAATATCGAAGAAATCCAAGCCTCTTCACGTCGTTATCCGGGTATCATTTTTACCCCCGTCCGCGAACCGGGCAACCAGATTCTGGAAGTAAAAGGACTTTCCAAATCAGTAGAAGGGACTACGTTGTTTAAGGATGTTAATTTTAATGTGGAAAAGAACGATAAAATTGTTTTCTTAAGCCGCGACCCTCGTGCCATGACTGCTTTATTTAATATTATTAATGAGGAGGATAAACCGGATACAGGTTCCTTCCAATGGGGTCAAACAATCACTACGGCTTATCTGCCTTTGGAAAATACGTCTTATTTCAATTCGGATTACAACCTTTTGGAATGGTTGTCACAATTCGCAGAAGATACAAATGAAGTTTATCTTAAAGGCTTCCTGGGAAAAATGTTATTCTCCGGCGAGGAATTACTGAAAAAAGTAAATGTTCTTTCAGGAGGTGAAAAAATGCGTTGTATGATTTCCCGGATGATGCTGAAAAATGCCAATGTGATGATCTTGGATACACCTACGAATCACTTGGATTTGGAATCTATCCAGGCATTTAATAATACATTGAAAGCGTTTAAAGGAAATATTCTTTTTTCCAGCCATGACCATGAATTTATCCAAACGGTTGCCAACCGGATTATCGAATTGACTCCCAATGGAATTATAGACAAGATAATGGAGTATGATGATTATATCACTGATCCGCTGGTTCAGGAAATGCGCGAGCGGTTATACAAAGGAGCCTGA
- a CDS encoding endonuclease/exonuclease/phosphatase family protein, whose protein sequence is MSKLLISLLLIFSSVTLFAQAPVPINVMSFNIRYDNAGDGSNQWKYRRDYAADLVKFYSPDIWGVQEVLHNQLQDLADRLPEYAYIGVGRADGKTKGEYAPVFYKKDRLQLINSGNFWLAEDMQAVGKKGWDAACERVATWGIFEEKATSKRFFFLNTHLDHMGKVARHEGALLVLKQVADLAGSLPAIVTGDFNAAAYEEPIQVLINPEDPNHLVNSRCVAALRYGPEGSWHDFGKVPLEKMDLIDYIFIKGNMKVLRHGVLSETKGNLYPSDHYPIIANLILE, encoded by the coding sequence ATGAGCAAGCTTTTAATTAGTTTATTATTGATATTCTCGTCGGTAACTTTATTTGCACAAGCTCCTGTACCAATAAATGTGATGAGTTTCAATATCCGTTATGATAATGCAGGAGACGGATCAAACCAGTGGAAATACCGTCGGGATTATGCAGCCGATTTAGTCAAGTTTTATAGCCCTGATATTTGGGGAGTGCAAGAAGTGCTTCATAATCAGTTACAAGATTTAGCGGATCGTTTACCGGAATACGCTTATATAGGTGTAGGCAGGGCCGATGGAAAGACAAAGGGAGAATATGCTCCAGTTTTCTATAAGAAAGATCGCCTTCAATTAATAAATAGCGGTAATTTTTGGTTAGCAGAAGATATGCAAGCCGTAGGTAAAAAAGGTTGGGATGCTGCTTGTGAGCGGGTAGCTACTTGGGGAATATTTGAAGAGAAGGCCACAAGTAAGCGATTCTTTTTCTTAAATACTCATTTGGATCATATGGGGAAAGTAGCCCGGCATGAAGGTGCTTTATTAGTATTGAAACAAGTAGCAGACTTGGCTGGAAGTTTGCCTGCTATAGTTACAGGCGATTTTAATGCGGCTGCATACGAAGAGCCTATTCAGGTATTGATAAATCCGGAAGATCCGAATCATTTGGTTAATTCCCGATGTGTAGCAGCTTTGCGTTACGGGCCGGAAGGGTCGTGGCACGATTTTGGGAAAGTTCCGTTAGAAAAGATGGATTTGATAGATTATATATTTATAAAAGGAAATATGAAAGTGCTACGGCATGGGGTATTATCTGAAACGAAAGGAAATCTTTATCCGTCCGATCATTATCCTATCATAGCCAATCTTATACTAGAGTAG